The proteins below come from a single Argentina anserina chromosome 1, drPotAnse1.1, whole genome shotgun sequence genomic window:
- the LOC126787036 gene encoding NEP1-interacting protein-like 1 isoform X2, with the protein MDFIAHPSRLSSSFSYSFENIFDRVKDFCNFAICAIIGNVFSAIFTFFFALVGTLLGAMTGALIGQETESGFIRGAAVGAISGAVFSIEVFESSLILWQSDESGIGCLLYLIDVIASLLSGRLVRERIGPAMLSAVQSQMGAVESSFEEIPNIFDTGGSKGLPGDSVEKIPKIVITSNNNVDASGDKVSCSVCLQDFQLGETVRSLPQCHHMFHLPCIDKWLLRHASCPLCRRDL; encoded by the exons ATGGATTTTATAGCGCACCCATCTCGTTTATCTTCCTCCTTTTCCTACTCCTTTGAAAATATCTTCGACAGGGTTAAGGATTTCTGCAACTTTGCGATTTGTGCAATTATTGGGAACGTTTTCTCTGCGatcttcaccttcttctttgCTTTGG TGGGAACCTTGTTAGGAGCCATGACTGGAGCTTTGATTGGCCAAGAGACTGAAAGCGGATTTATTAGAGGAGCTGCGGTTGGAGCAATCTCAGGAGCTGTTTTCTCCATTGAAGTGTTTGAATCTTCCCTTATTCTCTGGCAATCAGATGAATCCGGAATTGGGTGTCTTCTCTACTTG ATTGATGTCATTGCGAGTCTCCTAAGTGGTAGATTAGTACGCGAGCGAATTGGTCCAGCCATGTTAAGTGCAGTACAAAGTCAG ATGGGCGCTGTTGAATCAAGCTTTGAAGAAATTCCTAACATCTTCGACACAGGTGGGTCTAAAGGATTGCCTGGAGATTCAGTTGAAAAGATCCCAAAGATCGTCATTACGAGCAACAATAATGTGGATGCTTCTGGAGATAAAGTCTCTTGTTCAGTGTGCCTTCAG GACTTTCAGCTTGGAGAGACGGTCAGAAGTTTACCACAATGCCATCACATGTTTCACCTGCCATGTATAGATAAGTGGCTCTTGAGGCATGCTTCGTGCCCGCTTTGCAGAAGGGATCTGTGA
- the LOC126787036 gene encoding NEP1-interacting protein-like 1 isoform X1, whose amino-acid sequence MDFIAHPSRLSSSFSYSFENIFDRVKDFCNFAICAIIGNVFSAIFTFFFALVGTLLGAMTGALIGQETESGFIRGAAVGAISGAVFSIEVFESSLILWQSDESGIGCLLYLIDVIASLLSGRLVRERIGPAMLSAVQSQVILYWMLVFMETLTHILYLLTLFISYVLNQMGAVESSFEEIPNIFDTGGSKGLPGDSVEKIPKIVITSNNNVDASGDKVSCSVCLQDFQLGETVRSLPQCHHMFHLPCIDKWLLRHASCPLCRRDL is encoded by the exons ATGGATTTTATAGCGCACCCATCTCGTTTATCTTCCTCCTTTTCCTACTCCTTTGAAAATATCTTCGACAGGGTTAAGGATTTCTGCAACTTTGCGATTTGTGCAATTATTGGGAACGTTTTCTCTGCGatcttcaccttcttctttgCTTTGG TGGGAACCTTGTTAGGAGCCATGACTGGAGCTTTGATTGGCCAAGAGACTGAAAGCGGATTTATTAGAGGAGCTGCGGTTGGAGCAATCTCAGGAGCTGTTTTCTCCATTGAAGTGTTTGAATCTTCCCTTATTCTCTGGCAATCAGATGAATCCGGAATTGGGTGTCTTCTCTACTTG ATTGATGTCATTGCGAGTCTCCTAAGTGGTAGATTAGTACGCGAGCGAATTGGTCCAGCCATGTTAAGTGCAGTACAAAGTCAGGTAATATTATACTGGATGCTAGTTTTCATGGAGACATTAACTCACATATTATACTTGCTTACTCTCTTCATTTCTTATGTGCTTAACCAGATGGGCGCTGTTGAATCAAGCTTTGAAGAAATTCCTAACATCTTCGACACAGGTGGGTCTAAAGGATTGCCTGGAGATTCAGTTGAAAAGATCCCAAAGATCGTCATTACGAGCAACAATAATGTGGATGCTTCTGGAGATAAAGTCTCTTGTTCAGTGTGCCTTCAG GACTTTCAGCTTGGAGAGACGGTCAGAAGTTTACCACAATGCCATCACATGTTTCACCTGCCATGTATAGATAAGTGGCTCTTGAGGCATGCTTCGTGCCCGCTTTGCAGAAGGGATCTGTGA
- the LOC126798097 gene encoding probable serine/threonine-protein kinase PBL11 → MGRKWISLSWRQRVNIAIGAAKGIAHLHEGVHPSIIHRDIKPSNILIGDGFEAKVSDFGLSKSGPVGDDSHVSSQIKGTPGYLDPAYCASFHLSQFSDVYSFGIILLQLISSRPAVDMTGNRPRNHIIDWARPSLERGRVEEILDANLLSEPCDTEMMLKMARLGLRCVVKVPKNRPTMSQVCRQLEEALSCADSKQQLRESGRSNRRATDLGFRRSMDYDQSLNSVSLDGIGFQKFHVDLDSISFQSTSLRCLENNSIEIDIDDLRDKREEVGAK, encoded by the exons ATGG GAAGGAAATGGATCAGCTTAAGTTGGAGGCAAAGAGTGAACATAGCAATTGGAGCAGCAAAAG GCATTGCTCATTTGCATGAGGGGGTTCATCCAAGCATAATCCACCGTGACATAAAGCCGAGTAACATCTTAATCGGAGATGGCTTTGAAGCCAAGGTTTCAGATTTTGGACTTTCAAAATCAGGTCCTGTTGGAGACGATTCACATGTCAGTAGCCAAATCAAAGGGACTCCAGGGTACCTTGACCCTGCCTATTGTGCAAGTTTCCACTTATCCCAGTTTAGTGATGTGTACAGCTTTGGTATCATTCTTCTTCAACTTATATCTTCCCGGCCTGCAGTTGACATGACTGGAAATCGGCCTAGGAATCACATCATTGACTGG GCAAGGCCTAGCTTAGAGAGAGGTCGTGTTGAGGAGATTTTAGATGCTAATCTTTTATCAGAACCATGTGACACAGAGATGATGCTAAAGATGGCAAGACTTGGTTTGAGGTGTGTTGTTAAAGTACCCAAAAACCGTCCTACAATGTCCCAAGTGTGTCGACAACTTGAAGAAGCCCTCTCTTGTGCAGACAGCAAACAGCAGTTGAGAGAGAGTGGAAGATCAAATCGCCGAGCAACAGACCTAGGGTTTAGGAGATCAATGGACTATGATCAATCTCTAAACTCTGTGAGCCTAGATGGCATTGGATTCCAGAAGTTTCATGTAGACTTAGACAGCATCTCCTTTCAGAGCACAAGCTTAAGGTGCTTAGAGAACAATAGTATCGAAATTGACATTGATGATTTGAGAGATAAAAGAGAGGAAGTTGGTGCAAAATAA